TCATAACTAAGCTTGTATTTAAACCTATAAAGATTTCCAGCTTCATCCAAATATAACTGCGATAAATGGTTTTGGTTTTCCCTAACAGACTTATCATGTACAAAAGTACTATATTGACGTACAGGATCATGTTTATCCACTAGTTTTATCGAGAAGAAATTGCATACATGATTCCAAATGTTCGTGTATGCTGCTATATTATCCAAATATGTGGGCCATGTCTGTTGAGGTTTAAAATCGTCCTTGATATGTTGCAGAATAGCCTGGTTATTGAGCAGTATAGCAATGATGGTAGAGTAGGCTGTACCATTAACTGGGAGTTTTACAAGATTTTTTACAAAGCCCAAATGACGCATAATCCTCTTGTCGTGTGTAAAGGATAGCGTATAAGGGGGTGTCTGCAGAATTGGAGATGATAGAATCCTCAAGAGTACCTCAGTTTCACGAGGTATCAAAATATTGTACAAGCGTACTGCTCTTCCATTGAGGGGTGCCGCGTAATCAAACGTTCCATACTCGTGAATTTTGAGGTTGGAGGACAATGCGATCTCAAAGCGCGACTTTTCAAGTTGACTTATGGACATCTGTACATCCGATGTGGGAGCATCGCGCAGACAAACTAACCCTGTGAGCGTCCTGGACTGTGTAGAGCTCGGTCGACCTACTGCCAGCGGCCTGGAGCACGGTCCACACCGCCAAAATGGTGTTTATATACACAAACCCCTTCATATTTACTGGGTTCGTTCCTTTTGATCCGATTCGGCTCTACTAACCATCAGCCATTCAAGTACTTTGTTCTGGTCGGCCAAAACAGCTCTTTCTCCGATATAACGTGTACTTTTCCTCACAAACGGCACGCAATTTACGTACCATTATTGAAATTTAGTATACAGTTgccattttaaaattttttggGAAATAGAGAGACACACCCATAACACGACATCCACTACACAATTTACACACAGTCAAGTTCAGAGATCGTCTTATCATTCCCTCTTTATGGAAATCCTCATGAATCTGCAAGTGTGGCGCAATGTGTAGAAAATTCTCCCCTGTGGATGGAAATTGTGAATGGGAGCGATGGCCAAAGTAGAGGCGGCCAAGGGATCCAAGTGGCTAATCTACGAGTACCATAGACTCATGTATAGTTTCTATAGCGTAACTACATTCGTTTTACGAAAAATTGCGTTTCCAGTCCCCGCGGTTGTTCctgaaaagaaaaaggagAGACCCGGTCAGAACGTACAGACGTAAAAGTGTAATGGCAGTCCATACTTAGCGTTTTGGAATGGTTAAGGTATTGAAATGGTGCCGGGTAGTTGCAAATAGAGGCAGAAATTATAGAAAAAAAAAGAGTACCACCGGCGGGATTCGAACCCGCAACCTTTGGATTAGAAGTCCAACGCGCTATCCAATTGCGCCACGGAGGCTGGCACCGCCGTTACAAATTGAGTATTCTAGCCGTGTGtaacaatttttgttttatttcCAAAGGTGTATTTACAGCGTTTAAAATAGCTATGCACATAGTAGAGTAAAGTACAAGGCATACCATTCTAACCTGGTGCTTGCTAACAGTTTGCATCCATACATTTGTCTACTATGGTTTCTTTTGTTCCGGTAGGTGAGTTATTGGTGGATTTTATAAACCTTTCATCCCTGTACAccatccattcattcatactgaccattctgctcacaccagttgagacaaatggattactactatggaagattGTTGGATAGTATAGAGTTAATGATGAATAATGGAGGACggagaatctgaggaatAACTGAAGGATGGAAGATtggtaaaaatgtagtatgtCGGATTGTGTTCGCGGTAGTATATGGAGCTACGCGAATATAGACGTTTTAaataaatatggatataatgctTGTGGCCACACGGTAACTCCTAAAAAGGAAAATACTCAAATACGAGAATTCAAAACCTACATCCATAAATTCCCTGGAAAATCTCTATACCTAGGTGGCATTTATCACAATGGAACTAAACAATATGGGTTTAAATATATCAACTCTTGTCACACGGATCTTGCagtttactactggagtTATGATGATGCTAATTTTTGTCCCTTACTCATTAGGGTAACAAAAACATGGTGGTCTTGGAATAGTGACTATTATCATGAATACTACGCCCAAACGGGTATAAACACAAATCAATGGACAAAAGATGGTATAGGCGACAATGTTTATAGTGGCTTTCAAAAGATTATTAATGAGGAATGTTTTAAAAGGGTAGTTGTTTTAAACCTCAGCCAAACCAACAATGGTTCTCAGTATGGAGTTGACGGAAAACCTAACTCAGAGGTAAACCCAACTGTTAAGATACAAGTTTCAGGACCAACAAATGTACATACAGATTACAGAAAATACATTCACCGTCTCAGCAGCGGGTCCATGAACATTTTATGCACAAAACATGAAGGAAAACATAGACCattccaaaaatttgtGCTTAGTACTCCTTATAATGAGGCTTATATATATTACTCCAGTAAGGATACTGGTCATACTAAACCTCTCATTCTTCAGCTTGGCGCCGGAAGTGACTTCTACAAACTGGATGGCGGTGAAAAGTGGGTTCATGACTCTAAAATAACATCTAAAGGATTAAAGGATGCACTGGACAAAGAGAATGATACTCATGTCATagacatttttcaaaataaaGGACAGTACCAATGTACCTCTCctacaacaaattacctaccccgtacgtaccggattgttatatgtgcgttaTTAattcctacacccttgtagacactacagtttcctgtaggtttggggaataatcagaacaggcctttataaataagatttttcgactgtatttcgacctgaccttgatttcttgaccatttgagtttatcctcttactgaggattccagtaaatctcctagagagacttactggttcttcaacgattactataagcgccatagttttattaccgccttgctttttaaaagttatgtttatcccccgtctacactgggtagttttacaagtcgccacctgtttatataagaagtttttttgattaaattcaggtccacattgcaattcgtccagggttaacgctaaccttacgtcagctagattataataaagtcttctagtgccaagtatgtcattgttgaactctttgtcgtcagtttggaatgatgcacggtaggttgtaccagtttgtttaacgattAGTTTGGgtcctattcttccattatcatcatgtttttgttgctttttaagaggcaatatgtctccctgtttactctctgtatgatcgcaagctcgtacccatttagaaaaaattttttgattagattcaggtaggcattgcccttcaacgagggataacgtagacctgttgtcagctacatcacttgttgatattaatgttggatttgtgacaccttttatcgtttcagctcgtgaagttgagatttcacTCGCTGCAGTTTGCATTCCGACGTTGTCGTCccctattgttttattcaggtgtgatgacttcctctggaggttccctCGGCTTAACAACGAGCCTACAGAAGACCTTTCCTCggaaatcattgtttacgttgccgaattttggattttaatggttacttctcgaccctctggtcgtttacgtgtcctgagtccttctttggagtcagaatacaatgttccttttggaattaaccatttatcgatGCCTGTGccgtttaactttttggaataaccgtgaaaatggccattgcctttatctctatcggaatggacCTCCAATGCctattcatcgtagttaaagagcctaagatggtgtattttagagaatatatctctaaaataagaaatatctaacaatcgatatttttcaccaaaagatttcgacttACCTCTCCTAATTGTGACAAATATATTCAAGTACAGCCTACTCAAGTGGATACTCACAAATATACTAAGCGTAAACATCGCCTTCAGACAAGCCCTCCAAACTTCTCTGTATCCTCTTTTATTGGGAGTAGTGGCAACAAACTTCAAACAGGTCTTTCCTCCATAAGTAATGTAACTGAGGTAAATGTCTTTTGGTATCCTAATGATGGAAGCTCTAAGCCGCTGCTCATTAACTATCAATTGTCTAATGAGCACAAGTGGTacaaaaaaacaaaagtagCTAATACTTGGAAGGAAGTATCTGAGAAGGATCTCGGTAAACCTACTAGTCCTTCGGATCAGGCGAAGATTAAGAAACTCCTTATAGGGgcatcatctccagaagttACCATTAAGATCGAACAGGTACCTGGAAGTAGTTATATTTCTGATGATCAAACTGTTAAGATCGACAGGACAGGTGCTGCTGATGCAAATGGTTACTCACAGATCACTCATCGTATTGACGGAAAAACCTTTATAATTAAGAGTGTCACTCATGGAGATAATCTTCAGACTGTACAGGGTACTACCACCTTTTCCAAGGATCCTCTAACCGAAGTATCTGTATTCTACTCCGATTTCGATTCTAAACTCTCCAAGCCACTCCTCTTAGAGCTGAAGTTGCATAATACTCAAACAACATACAAGTATTATGAAAAGACGAAAAAGCAAATGAATGGAAGTTATTTGACAAGGAACAAAGAGACAAATATGCTGGAGATCCTCTAAAGCAGAAACTAGACGAATTATATGCTATACAATTTCCATCAAGCCTTTCAACAATATTGGGAGCATCGCTTGGAAGTGTAGGAGCTACTGGGACTGCCGTAGGACTAGGAATTTGGAAGGGACCAGCTATACTTGCACGACTGATAGCTCGCCTGTAATGTACTAGAGGAAGAACACCCTAATCTCTATCAATAGGCAGAACTGAGACCAatagactactctcttgtttgtatactggaatgctagaaTACAGATGACCTTTTAGAGTATACACAATATAGTAGTAACAAAAACAGaaataaacaaattaagacaAAATGTGACGTGCAAATTCACATCAACAAGAAACACTAATCTCGAAGGATTTGTCCAAGTTTTCATGGAGTGCCTCAGAATATTCCGTCTAAAGCTAAAGCGGCACACTTCGATTTGATGattacacatttgtgaCCGATCTGGTCATATATTGGAGTTTCTCAGAACTCCAAAGATCTATAGTCAGtcatcatatttgtctaacccaaggatctcctttagaacgtttaaacatCCACCAACCAAACCCAGTGagaccaccagctccggcaagagGGCCAGAAGatactccaaaggttgACCATAGACTAGTAGCAATAGGAAGTTCAAGAAGTCCACCAGTAGAACGTTCAGTTTTACCAGATTCAGCAGGAACAGGAGTAGTAGGACATTGTTTATAACTTGTACATCCAGTAAATTTATTTAGTGCAGTCACAAGATTATTGTATTCGTCGTGGTCTATAGAACTACTTAAATCCTTTGGTGTTATGCTAAGGAACACACTGAGTACTTCTATCCACTGCTCATCTCCACTATTATTATCTCTACTATTAGGCTTCTTGTACCAACCGGTAACATTAGGGTCTCTACCTTCAACGTATATCAGTTTTGGAACACTATCTTTGCAGTAAAAAGCATAAACTGCGACTTTTACTGATTGTTTGGTAGGTAAGATAAGACTACCGAGTTTTAGTCTCTTTCTTTGGCCAGTACTATCATTGTATTTGATAGCTGCTAATTGAACTCCATTACCAAGATTGGTCTCGTGTTTGTAGTATGTAAGGTGGGTTGAAATGTGATCCTGTTTATTACAACGAACTTGTGTAGAAGTAACTGTGATCCGGTTATGAGTACCATCAGTATGATTGCCGCTGCAACAGTACTTAGTTTGGCTATTAGATAAACCCTTGCTAAGATCTATAGTTACCGCACTATTATGTTGGCAGTTAAGATCGTCAAGCTTCTGTTCAAGAGCTGGACCTTGGAGTATCCCATGATAAATCCAATCATTACTACTACCACTGCTGACATAATATATAGTTGTACCACCATATTTAACTTCAAGTAGGAGGGGTGTTGTTTCATCCTTATTGTCCAGATGActccagtagtatactgCCACCTCTGTGACATTTTCTATGGAGCTTTGTATTACCCCTCCCACTTTTATCTTACCTCCACCACCAAGCGTTCCATCTAGAGTAAATGTTCCACTTGTTACACTGTGCGCATATTTAGTAAAGCCTTTTACTGGATCATCTGTCTTCTTTTCGGCGACAAACTTGCCAGAATTGTCACAattacattttttatttccattctctccaCACTTTCCTTCCACATTTAACGTTAACTCGAGTGTAGATACTTTACCAcccatcctccattttcatGGGAGCATACCAGTACCTTAGTTACTCCTTAGACAACCATCCATCATCCCTCACTAGATCCATAATTTAACAAAACCCCTTCAGTAAAACTTTAATCTGAGCCCATTTGGTGATAGGGAGCCTATATATACTGTTATCACAGCATTAGAGTACCTCGTTTTCAAGATGCCTACACTCAGTTTCAATGTACATTCCTTTAGTAGAGACCTCAAAAACGAGAGTTTTACAGACAATGTATAGTCACcatgaagaagagtagaTTGGGCATCACTACTTGGCACAAAATAGATAACCCTATCAGACTCTTCACCAGATGAGAAGACCTTTCCCAACACATATCCTTTACAGATTGTGATACAGTATTTTTACTCAACACAGTAGGACCATAGCAATGGCCCAACTGTCCGAGCATTTCACTTGGATCCTTCAACATGTCTCTCCATAAGTCTGCCATTCATTCCCAGTAGCCTTGCATAATTAcagaatctccatatttTAAAGCTACTAACCCCAAAGGAACAATCGTAATAGAGTTCTTCATTGGTGTCTATGGTAAAGGTTCCTTCAAGAAGACCAAACTTTGGCACGTAATCAAGACACCCTCCAAGCATTCtaaaagaataaaatttcCGTCACAATTGAGAGATTACCATGAACATGAACAAGTTAATACACGAGTTTAATGCGGACATTTAAATCTCACAAAAGCTCCAAAATCGACAACTGAGGGCTGGAACTTGACACTTAGGAATAAGAGGAATAGTCATCTTTACGGCATTTCCGAGTAATAAAACCGTACACATATAGATGAATGATTCAGTATAGATGGAATGTAGAATTGTGGCTGAAGATGAGGACTCGGAAGATGTCAACGACCAGGAGGTCTGGGAATGACCACTAAAATCCTAAATAGATGTACAGAGCCCCAAAGAAAGGTCTCCTATAGATTCGTCATCAAGCCAAGGGGACCTTCTGAGAATCTCCTCACACCTAAATGAAAATACGGGAAAGATGACGCCAGAGAGAATTGCGGCTACCAGAAGACATGAAGAccccaaaacctacggaaaaCCGTAGGATCTACAAGAGTAATCTAGAATGAGATACAGCAATGGAACGAATAATACAGAGTAGGTCTCCATAATCCCTCCTCTCACAACTTGGAACAATGAATGAGTCTTCCTGGAATCCTATAACTATACTAAATCCATGTGAGCAACTTGTCTGTCCACAGGAGACTCTAAAGTCTCTCAAAGTACTAGAGTGTAGAAAATCTTATTATAGTTTCCACTCAAAAGTGTTTAGTGTGTAATCTATGAGGGAAGAAGAAGTGATGCCgtaagtcgggataattatcaccactaatctccattattttctcagccagaggaaaattcttcttAAACCCACCACTTTCCGCTCATAATATTCAGTCAGTATAAATAATTGAGTAGGATCGCCATAGGATCTCtgaaatgaggaattaAGCAGGGAGTGTCTACACACTGTCTGGAGTATCTCCTGAAGGAGCTTAAACACAGAGTCTTTCTAATGGCTATGAAGTCTCTAGAATaggaatgaatgaggaatgATAGAATGTAGTATGGAGTAGTTAAGCTTCTGGAATCTCGAGTTGGGGTACCACAGATGAGACTCTGCCTACTATGCAAATCCTTCTGGAGTAAGTACTGGTAAGCAGAACggtaaatactgcaaaAAAGCCCAAGAAGGATGCCAAACCGGAACTTGCCAATGCAACTGCAGAAGTGAAGGAGGTCCCGGAGCTTGTGATCctgaaaaatgtgcatCTACTAACTGccaatgctgtaaagagagGGAGGGTACTTACTCATCTGTTAATGCCTTCACTTCACAATCTTTAATGATCatcttggcctttactggagatggttacCTGAAGAcctattccaagtatgagcatgataGGAGTAAGTACTGCTAGTGACCAGTACTATCTGCCTGAAAAGAATCTAGGGAGGCTACTCAATCATGATTCACTAAAGACTTCCCCAGTCTATTTTAACAACTCACTTATCCAAGTATGAATACAGAGACGAATCCCCGCCGCTGGCCCCGGGTACTATCTGTTCTGCCAGTAAACTACCCGTATGGTAGATACGTGGAGAGTGCTGCCGTATTTCAGGTGTGTGTAAATTCTGTGAAGTTTTATTCCCCAAGAGCGTATTTTGTGTAAGAATAGGGAATTCGTGGGTATGAATCTCCGTTCTCCCGGTTAAAGTGATCTGTTGTCTGTTTTATGGTCCCATACATGGGTCATAGTTGTGCCTGAGAGTATGGCTCTCGTCTGCTACCAGACTGTGTAGCATAAATGGGTATCACACTCTCACAAGACCTTTAGTTACTGGTCTAGGCCCTTACATGCAGCATGGAAGCGGCTAATTGCGATGGTAGACCCAGTCCAGAACCCATGAAGAAAGTTGGTAAATGCTATACTGACATACTGTATCTACCACAAAGAGTTTAGcagaagatttaaaagtCGTCAGACACTGACGTGTTCCTGCATTTTGATGCTTTCATGATACAAGGTCATGGAAGTCCCGGTCTATACTATAGACGGCATCGTTTGGACTTCAACAATTTAGTCAGGAATGTTTAAAGACACGTTATCCTGTTTACTGCATGAGGCCTGGAGTCTTCCAACTACTATAACGCTTGCCTAGTGCTCATCTAGTCATTCCTCTACACATCTTCTTAGTCACCCTATATTCCACAACAGGGCCATGCATGAGCTTTTTGGTAGTCTACCGTAGAGCAAGGATACTGCCCACTGCATTCCTCCATCGTTTCTGAATCTCCAAAAGGGAGACGAGATGTATATCATTGATGGATAGTGATGTAAACTATGCTTTATATTGTAACCGTTGGAAAGAAGTCTTATGTGCGAAGTTTTTAGAACTTTGAAAGTCTCAATCTTTTGTAAAAACTGAGTGATTGCTATGAATCTAAATAAAGTAATATATCTTTTcatataaacataccaaTCTCTCAATGTCTTAAAACTGAAATTTAAAGTCCAAATAAGAGACTCTGAACGAACAAAAGGAAATGTCCACTTTAGAGACATTTCCGATAAATTTAGGCTTACACACTTagataaatggttaaaTATATTCGAATAATTCAATTCTGACTCCAAATAAGGACTCGGAAGCCAAGAACGGCTAGAAGGCCGTCTAAAAACCACTGTATTCCATAATTCGCTAATTTAAACAATGAGTCCCGCAAAAAGGATACAAAAGGGCTCGCCATTCAGTCAAGGTAGCCTTCCGAGAAGGTCGCCGCGCCTAAATCAAAAGATGTGTGATGATGACACACAAATGCTAATTGTAACAAGTGAAAACTCAACTACAGAAGCAGAATCTGCTTCTAGTGAGGCGTTCTGGACGCCAATGGAGATAagtgaagaggaagatgatcaAATGGAAATCATCGACCTAACACCTCCAAACTATCAAGCTGATGAGGTCGAAATCCTGCTAACAGGAACTCCGCCAAGTCCAAGCGATAATTCAATTAGAGTATTAGAACCTAAAGAGGTTAATTCGCAATtaccagaagattctaGTCCGATAGAAGAACCAGGATCGTCTGATAGAACATCCTGCTTCACAGACGAAGAAGAATTCTGCAACAACGCAGCTCAAGATAGGTTAACTCGAGCCCCGGGTGAAatgcaatgtggacctgaataTAATCAAAACAACTATTTAAAcaaacaggtggcgacttgtacAACTACCCAGAATAGACAGGGGAACAAAAGACCTTCTAAACAGCAGCggaaagaaaatgaaaataataaaataataGCTCTAAAAGTAATGTTAGATGGTACGGACGAACCAGAGAAGATTTGGCCAGCATGTGTATTGCACAAGGTCCAACAAAGCCTAGGTAAAGTCCCAAAGTTCGGATGGCAACACATCCACGAAGCCTATAAGGCAAGATTTTCTAATGATATAGACTTGGAAAAACTCCAAGATCTGGCTAGGAAAGGATTAAGAAATAACTTACACTTAAAACTACCCTCTGATGAAGAGCTCATGCTGCGAGCCGATGAACTCCCGGAGAACTCTCTAAAGGAGCTACGTaggaaaataaacatcAAAGAGGATATAAATAGAAAGCTGGTCCTAATGGAACAATATGAAATCGAGGAGGCCGAAAGGACTTACAAGATTTACTCACAGAGATTCCAGGAAACAACATTTCAGTACATCCTGGACGAGTTAGGATCCTACTTACTAGAAATCTCAAATCAACCAAGAGACTTCTCAGAAGCCACAAGAATATTGCAAGCAGTCCAACTGTCATATCACCACGTAACATACAAGGAATGGGAACCCTCCAATTGGAAGGAAAACATGGAATTTAAGATAGCAGGATTCAAGTACACTAAGGAACTGATTGACAGAGAAGAACTGTACGACTTGTCTAGAGAAGAACGTGGTCGGGCTATACAATACATGAAAAACAAAGggaagattctggaaaacCCCCAACACCGACTCGAAGAAAAAGTAGCCTTAGACAATAATATACTCATATACCAAACAAAAATTGACAGGAGTGAAGAGAGGATACAATTCAACTTGGACAATAGCAACTTCGAGAAGAACACGAAaaaattcttcagaaaTCTATTGAACCAAGGACAATCTCGAGATCACCCGTCTCCAGTGGAAATGGAGATACACTGGTCCCCTGTGTGGGACGCCAGAACTATAAATCCAGAAAAGTTCGAAAGGTACCTATATCTCAACCCTACAGTTGTAAGGGAAGAGAAAGACTTCATCTCcgaagaagaattttatgaGATCATAAAAGGACTCCCAGACTGGAAAGCATGTGGAGTCGATGGAGTatacaacttcttcattaaGAGAACAACACATTTGCACCCCTTCTTGTATAAACTAACAAAACAAGCATGCATGGAACCCCATAAGATACCTCAATGGTTTGGAAAGGGAATAACATACTTGATCAAGAAGAGCGACGAAACAACGCCAAGCAACTACCGTCCGATAACCTGCATGTCTAACTTGTACAAACTGGTAACAAAATGTGTCTACAGAGTGTTAATTGGAATTGTACAGGAGAGAAGATTGCTGTCGGAAGCGCAATTGGCCACGGTTAAAGGAGTCCAAGGGGCAAAGGAACAAGCACTGTTGAACATTGCAATTAACAGGGCGCACAAGAACAATCTGAAAACATCATGGCTCGATATTAGAAAGGCATTCGATTCGATAGAccataaatatttacatgCCGTACTAGATCACCTGAATATCCCAGATTGGATTACTAACTTTATAAAGCATATCACTAGTGGATGGACAATAGACGTTAGATGTGGGAAAGAACCTATAATGGTGAAAAAGGTAACGAGAGGAATCCTTCAAGGAGACTCGTTATCACCGCTACTATTCGTACTATGCATGGATCCCCTGAGTAAAATCCTACATTCAGTTTACCCAACGGTAAAAGGAAAGATTGGAGAAAAACAGGAACATGGCTTGAACCACCTACTATTCATGGATGATATTAAACTATTCGCTGAAACTGACGAAATCCTAAAGAAAATGACGGATGAGGTCAAAATGTTCTGCGAAGCCTCAGGATTGGAAATAAACAGAGAAAAGTCGGCTACAAACTCGCCTCTCTGTGAAGACACTGCAgtattactggaaggatCTGCAATGTACAAATACCTGGGTATAATGGAAGACAGATCAAGCATCCCATCGTTGGAGTCATGGGAAAAAATCCGAGCCGAAATTTTGGCAAGGGTTGAAAAATTAGCAAAAACCAAGCTGAACGGGAGAAACATGTTCAAGGCAATAAATATGTTTGCTTTGTCCCTCCTGAACTACTACACTGGATTGCTAAGACTTTTACCGGATGATTTTGAGGCATTAGACTTGGACATCCGCAAAATATTGGTCAAACATAGGATACATTACCTCAATGCATCCCCTGAAAGACTCTACCTTAAAAGAGACCAATGTGGACGGGGACTAGCATCAGCAACCTTTAGATCTGAAAAGATGTTGCTAACTTTTTGGGACACCTTGAGAAAAGGCAGTGAGACATCCACACGTCGAGCATTGATTATGCAAATCGAAAATGAAGACCTCACCCATATGTCACGCATAGAGGGATTTGTTAGACGCAAATACGAAAACGTCAACAATGGAGGACTACGTATCGGAGATGACAATATCAATGAGatgcaaaggagaagtCTATTCCACTCACTTTCACAAAAGAGATGCCACcctatattctttaaacaactGAATGGAGATAATCTAATTGATAGGAAGGAATCTGCACTTTGGCTAACACATGGAAACATCTCAGCCCGAGACGAAGCAGCCTACTGCGCTCTCCAAGACAGAAACATCTTCATGGGAAACTATGACAAATGCAAACACTGCAAAGGAGCAACAGCTACTGTAGACCACCTGGCCACATGCTGTGAACGTAAACTAGCCTTTGATTACACCAGACGACACAACGAAGttctgaaatgtgtatctcTCCACCTGTGCCGCATGTTCAatctaataaaaagaaagaaaataaaaggatatgtgATGCAGGAGACAGTTACTGACGGTACAAACGAACTTAGGATCGATACTGCTGTTAAGACGGACGCCAGGATAACGAACAATAGACCTGATATCCAACTCTACGACaggagaaataaaaggatatttatagtcGAAGTCGGAATCACGTGTCCAACTAAGGTTTCAGATACGgaatattataaacaaAGGAAATACGATGTCCTTGCAAAAGAACTATGCTgcatccataatatgcCAGCATGTACCATACCAATACTATATTCTTGGGATGGATTGGTCACAAAATACC
This region of Theileria equi strain WA chromosome 1, complete sequence genomic DNA includes:
- a CDS encoding reverse transcriptase domain containing protein (encoded by transcript BEWA_023150A), which encodes MCDDDTQMLIVTSENSTTEAESASSEAFWTPMEISEEEDDQMEIIDLTPPNYQADEVEILLTGTPPSPSDNSIRVLEPKEVNSQLPEDSSPIEEPGSSDRTSCFTDEEEFCNNAAQDRLTRAPGEMQCGPEYNQNNYLNKQVATCTTTQNRQGNKRPSKQQRKENENNKIIALKVMLDGTDEPEKIWPACVLHKVQQSLGKVPKFGWQHIHEAYKARFSNDIDLEKLQDLARKGLRNNLHLKLPSDEELMLRADELPENSLKELRRKINIKEDINRKLVLMEQYEIEEAERTYKIYSQRFQETTFQYILDELGSYLLEISNQPRDFSEATRILQAVQLSYHHVTYKEWEPSNWKENMEFKIAGFKYTKELIDREELYDLSREERGRAIQYMKNKGKILENPQHRLEEKVALDNNILIYQTKIDRSEERIQFNLDNSNFEKNTKKFFRNLLNQGQSRDHPSPVEMEIHWSPVWDARTINPEKFERYLYLNPTVVREEKDFISEEEFYEIIKGLPDWKACGVDGVYNFFIKRTTHLHPFLYKLTKQACMEPHKIPQWFGKGITYLIKKSDETTPSNYRPITCMSNLYKLVTKCVYRVLIGIVQERRLLSEAQLATVKGVQGAKEQALLNIAINRAHKNNLKTSWLDIRKAFDSIDHKYLHAVLDHLNIPDWITNFIKHITSGWTIDVRCGKEPIMVKKVTRGILQGDSLSPLLFVLCMDPLSKILHSVYPTVKGKIGEKQEHGLNHLLFMDDIKLFAETDEILKKMTDEVKMFCEASGLEINREKSATNSPLCEDTAVLLEGSAMYKYLGIMEDRSSIPSLESWEKIRAEILARVEKLAKTKLNGRNMFKAINMFALSLLNYYTGLLRLLPDDFEALDLDIRKILVKHRIHYLNASPERLYLKRDQCGRGLASATFRSEKMLLTFWDTLRKGSETSTRRALIMQIENEDLTHMSRIEGFVRRKYENVNNGGLRIGDDNINEMQRRSLFHSLSQKRCHPIFFKQLNGDNLIDRKESALWLTHGNISARDEAAYCALQDRNIFMGNYDKCKHCKGATATVDHLATCCERKLAFDYTRRHNEVLKCVSLHLCRMFNLIKRKKIKGYVMQETVTDGTNELRIDTAVKTDARITNNRPDIQLYDRRNKRIFIVEVGITCPTKVSDTEYYKQRKYDVLAKELCCIHNMPACTIPILYSWDGLVTKYHAKHLEKIAVPIKIRAYMQTRVLRTTLDSVTHDRRRGVEEREPEEKLEDIFERFLGNLDKEEKPLEEEEVENELEFSRDRVIRIRKKIKRRRTAASRRSEGPQNLRKIRRIYKGRN